Sequence from the Candidatus Bathyarchaeia archaeon genome:
AGCCGTAAGTTTCAACTATGCATTCAGCGCTAAGAATCTCAATCTCGTATGCTGACTGCATGAAAAAGAGCATATATATTACTGCTACAGAAATTATACTTACTACTGAAATTATAAGGGTGAGCGGATGTTTTAATGTAACTCTCACCCAATTGCCTCCAGTTGATTCGGTTGGATTTAGTTTTAACAGTAATTTTCGTCTTGAGAAACTTAGTTATTCTAAGCCTGATATTAACTTTTCTCAAAATTGACGAAAATTGCAGAAAAAGGCATAATAGGTCGAATTTTAAGAGGAGATCCTAAAGTATACTCCATATTCTTCAGAAACAACTTTGCATAATGGTATGAATTTTATGTCTTTTTCCTGACCTCTTGTTTTAAATGCTAATGGTTCTCCCGGAATCAGCTCAATCCAGCTCTCTAAGTTATTTTTGTCCCCTCTGAAAACAACTTCCTCGGATGTTAAACCAGCCATTACAAGTGGACCATACATTATTGCAACAAGATTCTCATCGTCATTTATTGGTTCAGCATATAGGCTCATTGGCATTATTACATCAACTACATCCTTATTTTTCCATTCTCTCCTTAACTCAACAAATGTGCTTGGAGCTGCCTTAACCTCAACATTTTCTCCATTCACCTTTATATTGATGCCTTTCTTGACCCACCAGGGCACCCTAATTTTAAGTCCAAAATAGACCGGCTCCTCAGATAATTGTATTGTTAAGTGTGTAGCTGATTCCTCTGGATAATTGTTTTCCTGTCTAACTCTAATTATAGCCCCAGAGTGGCTCCAGCGGACCTCAGATGGTATAAATAAGTTCACATATATATTGTCATCATCGTGAAAGTAAATGCTGCTCGCTAGATCCGCAAATGCCTGCACACCAGTGCCATAACAACACCAGAAGGAATCTGTAGGTGTACCGAACCTCTTCTTCGAACCAGTCTTCAATGGTAAGAAGTATATGAACATACCATCAGCTGGATTCTGCGCTGCCAGTATTCCATTAAACAGCGCACGTTCATACATGTCTCCATATTTTGCATCACCAGTCCAACGTAATAGGTATCTGCAGAGGCGCATCCAATTATAGGTTACACATGTCTCCTGGTTCCATTCTGAAAGCGTATCCTTAAGTTTGTGAGGTTCGCCCCAAACTTCGCCTACTGTGCTTCCACCAGTAGCGTAAGTCCTGGTTCTGGCAATAATCTCCCAAAAGTTCACCGCGATATCCCTATATTTCTGTATGCCAGTAATCTCGTAAGCTCTAGCGGCCCCATGAATTTTAGGAATAGTGGTATTGCCATGCACCTTCGTTAAAACGTCTTGGTTCTTAGCTAATGGATCTAAAATTCTCTTATGCTCAAATTTTTGGGCAAGAGATAAATACTGTGGATCACCTACTTCAGCGTAAAAGTCGTATAAGACCTCAGGCATTCCACCAAACTCAACATTTAATATCTTCTGCATCCATTCATCAGGGATCTTTTCCACGCGCCTCCTAATATAGTCAACCATGCCTTTCATTATTTGAAAAGCCAGCCTATTCCCCGCGAACTTATACATTTCATAAAGACCCATCAAAACCTTATGTATTACATAGTAGGGTGCCCAAATTTGACCCATTTTTCCGCTCTCTAAGATATCGAAGAATTTTTCCGGTATTGGACCTACATAGCCATTTCCATTCTGTTGCTGGCATCTTGCCAGCTCCATCACTATTGAGTCAGCCTTATTCTTTATCTCTCTATCACCGGTTGTTGCGTAGATGCGGGCGCAGGCTGATAGGAAGTGCCCTAGAAAATGCCCTCTCAGGGAGCACGTTGGATGCTCCCAGCCACCATATGGTTTACCCGGTCTTGTAAGGGATTCAGGTCCATGATACTCCCAATGTGGAAGGGCGGCTTCAAATCGGTATGGATAGAGTAGGGAATCATTATCCAAGCTTAAGAGATAATTTCTATTGACATCGAATCTCGTCTTAAACATGCTGTCTAATA
This genomic interval carries:
- a CDS encoding glycoside hydrolase family 127 protein, whose amino-acid sequence is MSAGAIKIEAFNYGDVQLLDSMFKTRFDVNRNYLLSLDNDSLLYPYRFEAALPHWEYHGPESLTRPGKPYGGWEHPTCSLRGHFLGHFLSACARIYATTGDREIKNKADSIVMELARCQQQNGNGYVGPIPEKFFDILESGKMGQIWAPYYVIHKVLMGLYEMYKFAGNRLAFQIMKGMVDYIRRRVEKIPDEWMQKILNVEFGGMPEVLYDFYAEVGDPQYLSLAQKFEHKRILDPLAKNQDVLTKVHGNTTIPKIHGAARAYEITGIQKYRDIAVNFWEIIARTRTYATGGSTVGEVWGEPHKLKDTLSEWNQETCVTYNWMRLCRYLLRWTGDAKYGDMYERALFNGILAAQNPADGMFIYFLPLKTGSKKRFGTPTDSFWCCYGTGVQAFADLASSIYFHDDDNIYVNLFIPSEVRWSHSGAIIRVRQENNYPEESATHLTIQLSEEPVYFGLKIRVPWWVKKGINIKVNGENVEVKAAPSTFVELRREWKNKDVVDVIMPMSLYAEPINDDENLVAIMYGPLVMAGLTSEEVVFRGDKNNLESWIELIPGEPLAFKTRGQEKDIKFIPLCKVVSEEYGVYFRISS